The stretch of DNA AGCGTTTGCCGGTGCAAAACGACCTGTCGCACTTCCCGGTGCCGTTCTTCGACTCGCGCGATGACCGCCCGCTGACGCTGCCGATTGTTTTTGCCGCCAGCCCGGATATTGAGCAGCAGCGCGCCGCAGGGATTGTCGCCTCATGGTTTGGCTCCCGCACGGCGTGGCGTGGGCAGAGCTTCCCGGTGATTTTCAACCAGTTGCCGACAAGCAACGGTATCGTATTTGCCACTAACGACAAGCGTCCTGACTTCCTGCGTGACCATCCGGCCGTGCAGGCGCCAACCGTTGAGATGATAAGCCACCCGGATAACCCATACGTTAAGCTGCTGGTGGTGATGGGGCGCGATGACAAAGACCTCGTGCAGGCCGCAAAAGGGATTGCCCAGGGCAACATCCTGTTCCGCGGCAGCAGCGTCACCGTGGATGATGTGAAGCCATTGCTGCCACGTGAACCTTACGATGCGCCAAACTGGGTGAGAACCGACCGCCCGGTGACGCTTGGCGAAATGAAAGGCTACCAGGAGCAGCTGCAGTCCAGCGGAGTGCAGCCGGGTGCGATTAGCGTGACCATGAACCTGCCGCCGGATCTCTATCTGCTGCGCAGTAACGGGATCGATCTGAACCTGAAATATCGTTACACCGCGCCAGCGATGAAAGACAGCTCGCGCATGGATATCAGCCTGAACAACCAGTTCCTGCAGTCGTTCAGCCTGACGCCGAGCGAAGAGAACAGCAAGCTGCTGCTGCGCCTGCCGGTGCTGCAAGGGCTGCTGGACGGCAAAACCGACGTGGCCATTCCGGCGCTGCGCCTGGGTGCCGCCAACCAGCTGCGCTTTGACTTCTCGTACATGAACCCGATGCCGGGTGGTTCGCTTGAAAACTGTATTACTTACCAGCCGATTCAAAACCACGTTGTGGTGGAGGACGAGTCAACTATCGACTTCTCCAACTACCATCACTTTATTGCGATGCCGGATCTGCGTACCTACGCGAATGCTGGCTTCCCGTTCAGCCGCATGGCCGATCTCTCGCAAACTATCGTGGTGGTCAGCAAGGAGCCTAAACCTGCTCAGGTGACCGCGCTGCTGGACGCGCTTGGCACCATTGGTTCGCAAACCGGCTTCCCTGCCGTAAACGTGAATCTGACGGATGATGGCAGCACAATTCAGGGCAAAGATGCGGACATCATGATAATCGGCACCATTCCGCCGACGATGAAAGATGACAAACGTATCGATCTTCTGGTTGAAGCTGCGCAAAGCTGGGTGAAAACGCCGGTCCGCCAGACGCCGCTGCTGAGCAGCGTTTCCGATCCAAAAGATCGCGCGGCGGATACGCAAACCACGGTCAATTCCAAAGGTGCTATGGCCGCCATCGTGGGCTTCCAGTCGCCGTATAACGACCAGCGCAGCGTCCTCGCTTTACTGGCCGACAGCCCTCGCGGCTACGAACTGCTGAACGGTGCGCTTAATGACAGCGGCAAACGTGCGGCGATTTCCGGGTCCGTGGCGGTGATTCGTGAATCCGGCGTCGATAGCCTGCGCGTGGGTGATATTTACTACGTTGGCCATCTGCCCTGGTTCGAGCGCATCTGGTACGCATTGTCGAACCATCCGGTTCTGCTGGCTATCTTTGCGGCGATAAGCGTGGTGCTGCTGGCCTGGGTGCTGTGGCGCATCCTGCGTATTATTAGCCGCCGCCGTATCGATCCTGAAGACGAGTAATCACGATGAAAATCAGCTCCGTACTGCTGATGGTCGGGCTGATGTTGACAGCCGTTACCGGGCAGGCCGCCTGTACCTGGCCTGCCTGGGAGCAGTTTAAACAGAACTACATCAGCGACCAGGGAAGGGTTATCGACCCCAGCGATGAACGCAAAATTACCACCTCGGAAGGGCAAAGTTATGCGCTCTTCTTTGCGCTGGCCGCTAACGACAGGGCAATGTTCGACCAGCTGCTGAGCTGGACGGAAAACAACCTTGCAGAAGGGGCGCTAAAAGACCATCTGCCCGCCTGGTTATGGGGCAAAAACGACAAAGACGAGTGGACGGTTTTAGACACTAACTCTGCCTCTGACGCCGACATGTGGATTGTCTGGAGCCTGCTGGAGGCGGGGCGTTTGTGGCATGAGCCTGCCTATAAGCGCCTTGGCGAAAAGCTGCTTCAGCGCGTGGCGAAAGAGGAAGTGATTAAAATCCCTGGGCTTGGTTTTTCACTGTTGCCTGGGCGTGTGGGTTTTAACCATTCCCCTGAGTGGCGGCTGAACCCAAGCTACCTTCCGCCGCAGGTGCTACAGCGGGTGGTTCGCTACCGTGGCCCATGGCCGGCGATGCGGGCGGCTAATCAGCGGTTACTGCTCGAGACTGCGCCAAAAGGATTCTCCCCAAACTGGGCTGACTGGCGCGAAGGCAAAGGCTGGCAGTTTGCGACAGATGATGCCCGCTACGGCAGCTATGACTCGATACGCGTTTACCTTTGGGTTGGCATGATGGCCGACGACGATCCGCACAAGGCCCGGCTGCTAAAGGCATTCCAGCCGATGGCCGATATGACGATTAAACAAGGTTTGCCGCCGGAAAAAGTCGAGGTGCAAACCGGAAATATTCAGGGCAACGGGCCGGTGGGTTTCTCCGCCGCGATGCTGCCTTTTTTACAGGATAGCGAAGCGCGGGAAGTGCAGCGCCAGCGGGTTAAGGACAATTTCCCCCAGGCTGACGCCTATTACAGCTACGTTTTAACGCTCTTTGGTCAGGGATGGGATCAAAAACGTTTTCGCTTCAATTCTCTGGGTGAATTAATCCCGAGCTGGGGTCAGGTATGCGCAAGTTCTCATTAAGTTTAGTCACTCTCTCACTGGGCATGGCGCTGATGCCGATGGCCCAGGCCGCCCTGACGCCTCAGCAGCAATTGCTCGATCAGGTGCGTATGGGCGAGGCCAGCAAGCGCGAAGATATCGTGCGTCAGTCCCTTGCCCGACTGGAGCTGATGGCACCCGACGATCCGGACGTTATTTCAGCCCGGATGCGCTACATGCTGCGCCAGGGTGACAACGCCGGGGCGAAAAAGCAGCTGGAGCGGCTGGCAAAGCTGGCCCCCGGTTCTGATGGCTACAAACAGTCTCAGTCCACCATGATGTTGACCAGCGCGGACGGCCGCCAGCAGCTGCAGGAAGCCCGGTTACTCGCGGCCAGCGGCCACACCGAGCAGGCTATTACGGCCTATGAAAAAATGTTTGGCGGCAACCCGCCTGAGGGTGATTTAGCGATTGAATACTGGATGCTGATGGCGAAGCGTCCTGGTGGTGCTAACCAGGCGATTGATAAGTTCAAAGCGCTGGACGCTGCCGCGCCGGGGAATGCCGAGCTGCGTGGCAACCTGGCACGCCTGATGTTTGCCAACGACCGCAGCGCCGAGGCTTACCAGATGCTGGAGAAGATGTCGAAGTCCAACAGCAGCCGGGGCGATGCCGCTGTGCAGTGGTATGGTCAAATTAAGAACCTGCCGGCAGGGCCAGAAAGCGTGGCGGCTTTGCAGCGTTTTCTCACCGTGTTCACCGAGGGCGATACGGTCGCCAGCGCGCGTGAACAACTCGCACAGCAGCAAAAGCAGCTGGCCGATCCGGCCTTCCGGGCGCGTGCTAAAGGTTTAGAGGACGTCAGCGGCGGGCGCGGAAACCAGGCGATCCCGCAGCTGAAAGAGGCGTTAAACGCTAAGCAGAACGACAGCGAAGTGGTTGGCGCGTTGGGGCAGGCTTATTCCCAGCAGGGAAAACGTGCCCTGGCGGTGCAGCAGTTTGAAAAAGCGATTCAGATGGATCCTGAAAGCGATAACCGCGGGAAGTGGGACAGCTTGCTCAAAACGAACCGCTACTGGCTGCTTATTGAGCAGGGTGATACCCAGCTAAAAGCCAATAATCCGGATGCCGCGCTGCAGAAGTACCAGCAGGCGCAAAGAATTGATAATACCGATAGCTATGCGGTGCTGGGCTTTGGCGATGTTGCCGTCGCCAAAAAAGACGACGCGGGCGCCGAGCGTTATTACCAGCAGGCGCTGCGCATGGATCGTGGAAACAGCAACGCCATTCGCGGACTGGCAAACGTTTATCGCCGTCAGTCGCCGGAGCGCGCTGCGGCCTATATTCAGAGCCTTTCCTCCAGCCAGCGCAAAAGCATAGATGATATTGAACGCAGCCTGACGGCAGATCGCCTGGAACAGCAGGCTACCGCGCTGGAAAGCCAGGGGCAGTGGGCAAAAGCGGCGGACGTTCAGCGTCAGCGGCTCAAGCTTGACCCGGACAGCGTATGGATTACCTATCGCCTGTCTAACGATCTCTACGCCGCCGGGAAGCATAGCGAGGCGGATAGCCTGATGCGAGGTCTTGCCCAGCGTAAACCTGGCGACCCTGAGCAGGTATTTGCCTACGGGCTTTACCTTTCAGGCAATAACCACGATGCGGCGGCGCTGAGCCACCTCAATACGCTGCCAAAAGCGCAGTGGAACGATAATATTCATGAGCTTGCCGACCGGTTGCAGTTCAACGAAGTGATGCAAACGGCTAACCGCCTGCGGGACGGCGGTAAAGAAAAAGACGCCATTGCGCTGCTTCAGCAGCAGACGCCGTCCGATCGCATTGATTTAACGCTGGCCGACTGGGCCGCCGAGCGTGGCGACCGTACCACGGCGAAATCGCAGTATCAGAAAGTCCTGCAGCGCTCGCCGAATAACGAAGACGCGCTGTTAGGCTTAACCGAGGTGCTGATCGCCGAAGGTGATAAACCGCAGGCTCGTGATCTGCTGGCTAAGCTGCAAACAACCCCGGCGGGCGTTACCCCGTCGATCAATACCCAGCGCCGGGTCGCAAATGCCTGGGCTGCTTTGGGTGATAACGAAAAAGCTGCACAAACCTATGCCCCGATTCTGGTTGCGGCGAAAAGCCAGCCGCCGTCGATGGACAGCGCGCTGGTGATGCGTGATGCCGCCCGCTTCCAGGCCGCAAGCGGCCAGCCGCAGCAGGCGCTGGAAACCTATAAAGACGCGATGGTGTCGTCAGGTATCACCCGGACGCGCCCGGTGGATAACGACAGCTTCACTCGCCTTACGCGTAATGACGAAAAAGACGACTGGCTGAAGCGTGGCGTGCGTAACGATGCCGCCGATCTTTATCGTCAGCAGGATGTGAACGTGACGCTTGACCACGAATACTGGGGTTCCAGCGGCACGCCGGGTTATTCAGATTTGAAAGCGCACACCACCATGCTGGAAGTGGACGCCCCGCTCAGCGATGGACGCATGTGGTTCCGTACCGATATGGTGAACATGGATGCCGGATCGTTCAAAGATAACGGCTCGGGCTACAAGGAGCGCTGGGGCACCTGTGCGGAACACAACTGTTTCGGCAACACAAAACAGAGTGGCAACGGCGCAAGCCTGGCCGTTGGCTGGAAAAACGATACGTGGCAGACGGATATCGGCACTACGCCGCTGGGCTTTGACGTCGTTGATGTCGTGGGCGGCGTGAGCTACAGCAACGACCTCGGGCCGATTGGCTACACCGTGAATGCGCACCGGCGGCCAATCTCCAGCTCCCTGCTTTCCTTCGGCGGGCAGCGGGATCCGAATACCAATACCGTGTGGGGCGGCGTTCGGGCAACCGGCGGCGGTGTCAGCTTGAGCTACGATAAGGGCGAAGCTAACGGCGTCTGGTCCAGCCTGAGCGCAGACACGCTTACCGGGAAAAACGTGGCCGATAACTGGCGCGTGCGCTGGATGACGGGCTACTACTACAAGCTGATCAACGAGAATAACCAGCGCCTGACCGTCGGCCTCACCAATATGGTCTGGCACTATGAAAAAGATCTTAGCGACTACTTCCTCGGCCAGGGCGGTTATTACAGCCCGCAGAAATACGTGTCGTTTGCCGTGCCGGTGACCTGGCGTAAGCGTACAGAGAACTGGTCCTGGGAGCTGGGCGCTTCCGGCTCCTGGTCCTATTCCCACAGCAATGCGGGCATGCGCTATCCGCTGCGTAACCTCGTGCCAAATAACACTAACGCCTACCCGGACGATCTCAATGGCTATCCGGACCGTAACGACCCATCCTCAGCCAGCAGCAGCAACGGCTTCGGCTACACGGCCAGGGCGCTGGTAGAGCGCCGCATCAGTTCGCACTGGTCAATCGGTGCCGGGATTGATATTCAGCAGGCCAAGGATTACACCCCAAGCCACGCGCTGATTTTCGTTCGCTACTCGATGGCGGGCTGGCAGGGCGATATGGATATGCCGCCGCAGCCGCTGGTGCCTTACGCAGACTTCTGATTGGGCGTATTCTAAGACGGCGGGTTAGCCCGCCGTCAGCGGTTCTTCAGCCCGACGTTGACTCAAATTTAGCCATAAAAGCAGAATTAGCCGATTATCCAGGGTCGAGGATTAAAAACCGTGGCAATGCAGTATACTCTGCGGGCATAAGAATATCCTGATGCCGGGCGTGGCGTGGGTTAAGCATAAGCGGAGAGTCAGCTTGCGAGTCAGTCGTTCCCTAACGATAAAACAGATGGCTATGGTGTCAGCCGTGGCCCTGGTGTTTATTTTTATTTTTATCGTCATTCAGCTGTTCCATTTTGTGCAGCAAAACCGCTACGACACCGCCACCCAAATGGAGAAAATCGCCCACTCCATTCGTCTTCCGCTGTCTGACGCTATCCTTCGGGCGGACATTCCTCAGGCCGAGGCTATCCTGCACCAGATCCAACCTTCCGGCATTATCAGCCGGGCGGACGTGGTGCTGCCGAACCAGTTCCAGGCGCTTCGGCTTAGCTTTATACCGGAACACCAAATCCCGATGCTGATCACCCGCGTGTTTGAGCTGCCGGTGCAGATATCTCTCCCGCTTTATTCGCTGGAGCGCCCGGCTAACCCGCAGCCGCTGGCTTATCTCGTGCTACAGGCCGACTCGTGGCGCATGTATCGCATCATCATCAGCACGATTTCCACCCTGTTGACCACCTATTTGCTGCTGGCGCTGATTCTGACCGTGGCGATCAGCTGGTGCATCAATCGGCTGGTGGTGCATCCGATCCGTAAGATTAGCCGCGAGCTGGATGGCCTTAACCCCCAGCAGGCGGGTGAGCACCAGCTAACGTTGCCGCCGCTGCACCATGACGATGAAATCGGCATGCTGGTGCGCAGCTATAACCGCAACCAGCAGGTTACGCTGCGTCTTCAAGAGCAGATGAACACGATGAGCACCCACAATCCGATCACCGAGCTGCCAAACAAAGCGCTGCTGCTGGCGCTGATTGAGCAGATGGTGGTGAACGAGAAACACGGTGCGCTGATGTTAATCGGCAGCGAAACCTTGCAGGATGCGGCCGGCGTGCTGAACGAAGAGCAGCGCGAGATGCTGCTGCTGACGCTGGTGGAAAAAATCAAACCCGTGCTGCCTGCCAACGCGGTGCTGGCCCAGCTCAGCCTGAATGATTTTGGGCTGCTGCTCTACGGCGTCAGCGACCCGTGGTATGCGATGTCGCTGGCGCAGAAAATCATGGAAACGCTCAATGCCCGTTTGCCGGTTCAGGCGCTTCAGCTGAAGCCAACTGCCAGCCTCGGCATTGCGATGTTCAAGCCCGGGCTCAGCGCCGAGCAGCTTTACCGTCGGGCGGCCTCGGCGACGCTTTCTGCTCGCCGCTGCGGGAAAAATCAGATTCAGTTCTTCGACCCCGATCAAATGGA from Cedecea neteri encodes:
- the bcsC gene encoding cellulose synthase complex outer membrane protein BcsC, producing MRKFSLSLVTLSLGMALMPMAQAALTPQQQLLDQVRMGEASKREDIVRQSLARLELMAPDDPDVISARMRYMLRQGDNAGAKKQLERLAKLAPGSDGYKQSQSTMMLTSADGRQQLQEARLLAASGHTEQAITAYEKMFGGNPPEGDLAIEYWMLMAKRPGGANQAIDKFKALDAAAPGNAELRGNLARLMFANDRSAEAYQMLEKMSKSNSSRGDAAVQWYGQIKNLPAGPESVAALQRFLTVFTEGDTVASAREQLAQQQKQLADPAFRARAKGLEDVSGGRGNQAIPQLKEALNAKQNDSEVVGALGQAYSQQGKRALAVQQFEKAIQMDPESDNRGKWDSLLKTNRYWLLIEQGDTQLKANNPDAALQKYQQAQRIDNTDSYAVLGFGDVAVAKKDDAGAERYYQQALRMDRGNSNAIRGLANVYRRQSPERAAAYIQSLSSSQRKSIDDIERSLTADRLEQQATALESQGQWAKAADVQRQRLKLDPDSVWITYRLSNDLYAAGKHSEADSLMRGLAQRKPGDPEQVFAYGLYLSGNNHDAAALSHLNTLPKAQWNDNIHELADRLQFNEVMQTANRLRDGGKEKDAIALLQQQTPSDRIDLTLADWAAERGDRTTAKSQYQKVLQRSPNNEDALLGLTEVLIAEGDKPQARDLLAKLQTTPAGVTPSINTQRRVANAWAALGDNEKAAQTYAPILVAAKSQPPSMDSALVMRDAARFQAASGQPQQALETYKDAMVSSGITRTRPVDNDSFTRLTRNDEKDDWLKRGVRNDAADLYRQQDVNVTLDHEYWGSSGTPGYSDLKAHTTMLEVDAPLSDGRMWFRTDMVNMDAGSFKDNGSGYKERWGTCAEHNCFGNTKQSGNGASLAVGWKNDTWQTDIGTTPLGFDVVDVVGGVSYSNDLGPIGYTVNAHRRPISSSLLSFGGQRDPNTNTVWGGVRATGGGVSLSYDKGEANGVWSSLSADTLTGKNVADNWRVRWMTGYYYKLINENNQRLTVGLTNMVWHYEKDLSDYFLGQGGYYSPQKYVSFAVPVTWRKRTENWSWELGASGSWSYSHSNAGMRYPLRNLVPNNTNAYPDDLNGYPDRNDPSSASSSNGFGYTARALVERRISSHWSIGAGIDIQQAKDYTPSHALIFVRYSMAGWQGDMDMPPQPLVPYADF
- the bcsZ gene encoding cellulose synthase complex periplasmic endoglucanase BcsZ, whose translation is MKISSVLLMVGLMLTAVTGQAACTWPAWEQFKQNYISDQGRVIDPSDERKITTSEGQSYALFFALAANDRAMFDQLLSWTENNLAEGALKDHLPAWLWGKNDKDEWTVLDTNSASDADMWIVWSLLEAGRLWHEPAYKRLGEKLLQRVAKEEVIKIPGLGFSLLPGRVGFNHSPEWRLNPSYLPPQVLQRVVRYRGPWPAMRAANQRLLLETAPKGFSPNWADWREGKGWQFATDDARYGSYDSIRVYLWVGMMADDDPHKARLLKAFQPMADMTIKQGLPPEKVEVQTGNIQGNGPVGFSAAMLPFLQDSEAREVQRQRVKDNFPQADAYYSYVLTLFGQGWDQKRFRFNSLGELIPSWGQVCASSH
- the bcsB gene encoding cellulose biosynthesis cyclic di-GMP-binding regulatory protein BcsB, translated to MKRKISWFYAAAVGISALPVTAVNAADATPAPTVPAVAPANQAVVTPQPGSTDAVVPATPAENAPMVGQVLPGVPGANAPIVAENVPSRDVKLNFAQIAPPPGSMVLTGVQPNSGVEFGMRRDEIVSKALLNLEYTPSPALLPVQSQLKVYLNDELMGVLPVTKEQLGKKTFAQVPVDPLYITDFNRVRLEFVGHYRDICENPASSTLWMDVGRSSSLSLTYQRLPVQNDLSHFPVPFFDSRDDRPLTLPIVFAASPDIEQQRAAGIVASWFGSRTAWRGQSFPVIFNQLPTSNGIVFATNDKRPDFLRDHPAVQAPTVEMISHPDNPYVKLLVVMGRDDKDLVQAAKGIAQGNILFRGSSVTVDDVKPLLPREPYDAPNWVRTDRPVTLGEMKGYQEQLQSSGVQPGAISVTMNLPPDLYLLRSNGIDLNLKYRYTAPAMKDSSRMDISLNNQFLQSFSLTPSEENSKLLLRLPVLQGLLDGKTDVAIPALRLGAANQLRFDFSYMNPMPGGSLENCITYQPIQNHVVVEDESTIDFSNYHHFIAMPDLRTYANAGFPFSRMADLSQTIVVVSKEPKPAQVTALLDALGTIGSQTGFPAVNVNLTDDGSTIQGKDADIMIIGTIPPTMKDDKRIDLLVEAAQSWVKTPVRQTPLLSSVSDPKDRAADTQTTVNSKGAMAAIVGFQSPYNDQRSVLALLADSPRGYELLNGALNDSGKRAAISGSVAVIRESGVDSLRVGDIYYVGHLPWFERIWYALSNHPVLLAIFAAISVVLLAWVLWRILRIISRRRIDPEDE
- the hmsP gene encoding biofilm formation regulator HmsP, with the protein product MRVSRSLTIKQMAMVSAVALVFIFIFIVIQLFHFVQQNRYDTATQMEKIAHSIRLPLSDAILRADIPQAEAILHQIQPSGIISRADVVLPNQFQALRLSFIPEHQIPMLITRVFELPVQISLPLYSLERPANPQPLAYLVLQADSWRMYRIIISTISTLLTTYLLLALILTVAISWCINRLVVHPIRKISRELDGLNPQQAGEHQLTLPPLHHDDEIGMLVRSYNRNQQVTLRLQEQMNTMSTHNPITELPNKALLLALIEQMVVNEKHGALMLIGSETLQDAAGVLNEEQREMLLLTLVEKIKPVLPANAVLAQLSLNDFGLLLYGVSDPWYAMSLAQKIMETLNARLPVQALQLKPTASLGIAMFKPGLSAEQLYRRAASATLSARRCGKNQIQFFDPDQMEKAQRRLTEEHDILNALEKHHFAVWLQPQVDMRDGSVVSAEVLLRQRQLDGSWSLPEGLIERIEACGLMITVGNWILEESCRTLSAWQSRGITLPLCVNLSALQLLHEEMVPSLLELLKRYSIQPGTLILEVTESRRIDDPKAAVNILRPLRQAGVRIALDDFGMGYASLRHLHHMKALPIDVLKIDKSFVEGLPEDNAMVGVIIAMAKALDLKVVAEGVEQEAQREWLVAHGVIYAQGFLYAKARTLEQFESEFLAA